aatatataatatggaatgaataataaatattcactaaataaacagtaaataatataaaaaattacgctactaacaaataaaattaagtttGTGGTCCGCTAAAAACTGCTCGGAATTATTTCTGATAGTAATACATAGTAGAAGtgatcaaaaatttattttaaaaaaattaattcaaaattatttattttaaataaaacaaattgaattttttataccaaaataaaattaactaaAATTAACTTAAATAATTTGCAGGtacaaaatttacaaattaCTCATGGGATGACCATAATTTtctattataaaaattattagtaTAGTAAACTAATAACACCAAATAACTAACAAAGTAATAATTACTACTTGAATTCATTCATACGAAGAAAGGACATTTTTCATCCCTGATTCAAGACCGCGTTATGTTGCCTAGTACGAACTCCTTTTAATCAATACATCCtcaatcaataaattttaGTACGGTATCCAACGGCCAACCGTGATTTGATTAAGCAGTTCatttaatattaaatattatttagtattttaatttgaaaattgaagagCAATAGCTATATACTCAAGCTCTACATGCAACATTAACGGATTCTTAACCAGGATATACATAGTACGTAGTAACGGTcggctgagaaaaaaaagttgctacAATACGCTACAGTACGACAATACGACCGCGCACGGATCGTAACTCAAGCGTATCACAACATTCCCACAATATATCGGTATTCATGCATGAAAAGCACGAAACATGGTGGTAGTAGCGTGGCGGTCatcattcaaacaaaaaaccacCACGATAAAGAACTTCTCCGTGCTACGGTGGATACCTATACTTCACACGAATTCATAGTCGTAGTGGTAGTGGTAGTCGTAGTCGCAACTACATAGTAGTTCATTCTGCTGTACCATCACCGCCACAGTTACCACCTCCACTACCACCGTCGTCACCACCACCAGTACCACCACCGTCACCGTCTTCCTCCACTACCACCATCAACGTCACCATCACCGCCACCACTAgcaccgccaccgccaccatCACCACCTCCACTATCGTCACCGTCACCACCTCTACTACCACCATCAACGTCACCATCAtcatcaccaccaccaccgtcaTCACCAGCACCACCACTACCACCactaccaccaccaccaccaccgtcaCCGTCATCACCTCTACTACCACCACCGCCACTACCAGCACCATCACCGTCACCACCagcaccaccaccgccaccatcACCACCTCCactaccaccaccaccgtcaccaccaccaccaccaccaccgtcaCCGTCATCACCTCTACTACCACCACCGCCACTACCAGCACCATCACCGTCACCACCagcaccaccaccgccaccatcACCACCTCCactaccaccaccaccgtcaccaccaccaccaccaccaccgtcaCCGTCATCACCTCTACTACCACCACCAACgtcaccaccaccgccactaCCAGCACCACCGCCGCCACCGTCACCACCTCCACTACCACCACCAACGTCACCAAGatggttttttgtttgaatgatGACCGCCACGCTATTACCACCAGATCGTGATTTTAATGCATGAATACACCACCACCTGCTGCAGCTACCACATCGGATTGTGAGAACttgttctcttcttcatcACATCACAGACATTTGCAGTTAATTAGACACGAAACCACAGCTAACTATTTTCCACTCCCCCATTAAATGTCGTCTCGTTTAGGATTCGTAgcgtaaaaagaaaattgcttggaactgtttccactttttaaaaCGGTAGCAGGCAGGTTGTAGTGGTTTCCTTGACGATGCAAAAGAGGAGCCTAAGATCGGGGAAATCGCTACGTTTCCAAGGGAAAGTCcacaaatgaaaagaagaagctaTAGTATcgtgaaataaaatgttttaaataaaaaaataacaggtaaaaaagtaaaataacatGAAAGACCCAAAATTTAAGAAAGTAGCAGAGATTTAGAGACCGAGTCCAAATTTCCTCGTTCGAATTGCAACGATGAACGTTCGATGGAGACCGGGTAGATGCTAGCGacaatattatatatttatttattgaaatctATAttccttatttcattttttatcgcatttattttattattatatattcattatattttacGAAATATTATAGTAGTAGGACCGGATATGTATGTTAGAGCGAtaatattttacttatttatttatttatttatttatctaccgaagctatatttcttatttaattttttttattacacttATTTCAACATTGTATGTTCAGTATAAATATTAGATATTAAagcaaatattatattattttactatgattatcactttatttcactacttatttttttgtttatgtattAATTTCTATATGTTAGTATTTATTGAAATTCGATTGATTGACCAAATGGAGGGGAGAACTAAAGCAAAATAATATAttctataataatattaaataataaatagaaaataaaatcaaaataataagTTCTATAATATATAATCTATATACTTCTATAATTTTTGTCATGTATCCATCTACCATAGAAAGAAtaatagaagagaaatttcccaGGTATGGTAACGGAGACAAAAACATTCCATCGCCGGCCTCGTACAAGTTGCTACCATGGATTTAATTGTCGAGCACTTAGaggtacatacatacgtacactTCACACCACGGCGTCACTTAGCTAGTCACTCGACTTCACTCAACTTCACCTCAATCTGTAGCCGCCACTCCTCAGCGATGAATATGACGCATGTTTACCGTACAAATAATGGATTAATAGAGACTTTTCGACCCGTCCTTTGAAAGAAATCCCAGCtagctcgaaaaaaaaacacacacacacaaacacattaCGAGATGCACCAAACCCAAATTAGctaagataagaaaaaaaaacgaaattagaGCAtaaggaacaaaagaaaaaacgaaacttgaccataaaaaacaaaaaaaaaacgaaatttgacCATAAAAAAACGAGCACATTCAATTGAGTATACAGTATTTAAAACTAGgtttcatgaaatttgaatGGTAGAATGGTTCCGGATGCTGCATAACTATACTAACTTGATTtaaacatttcagaaaaacttaaaatatagaatagaaacagataaataatataaagtaatctagacaaattttattttaaaaaaccaagTTATAGTTGTTAGTTAAATTGTTTATGTATATTATAGTTGTTAGTTAAATTGTTTaggttactttttttgttgttaatttgTTAAATTGTTTTATAATTAATGTAAAATCACAATCATATCCATATCTATTATACAAATAGGGAttcatttcagttttattcaaaaataaagcaaataataataaataattttttaagatgACAAGTACATTTGAGGAAGGTTTCTATCAAAATCGCTTGCATATCCCTTAGCCCTTATATAAGGTGGTAAGAGAAAACGATCCTAGAGAAAAACGTTAACATCAATCCATAATGCTTAACAAATTAATAAACATGGTTCACGATAAGACACAGCATTAAACTTTAAAACAATCATCCCGTAACGTAAAAGACAATCAAAcaattacttttgaaaaaatgtcaagTATCGTAGAAATGTGAGTAAATGTGAGATGATGAGAACAGTGATATGTACGTGATAGTCGGCAACAGATCCGTAGTGGACGGGCAgttctgaaatgaaataaggaaTTTACTTGAGAATAAAAGCAGAAACAATTCCAGATAAGTTTTATGGaacttggagaaaaaaaatcttggagATTACTGTAATTGAGCAAATTGGTTTGTTACCCAACTTAgctaaagtggaaaaatgcGAAGTTAGAGCATAAGAAACGGGCTCTTTCGATCATGATACCGTATTTAAATctcattttcataaaatttgaagGTGAAATGATTCTAGATACTGCTTAATTATACTCACCTTGTCCGATACTCAATTTAGCTAAGgtagaaaatacgaaaatagaaattagagCATAAGCAAGCATAAGCATAAGCGTGCTTCTTCGATTGATACCGTATTTGAATCTTactttcatgaaatttgacaATTTAGTGGTTCTACAGATGCTGTTTTAACTATACTCACATGGTTAGGCATTTTACGGTATCCGAGGTGCCGTAAGCTTATTCTGTGCATCAAATGAAAAAGTCACCAACAAACTTAATTTGAACTCCTAAATATTTGTCTGCAGAATTTTGGGGAAAATCAAATGTTTACGGTCACTCCACGTTGAAAGCAAGTTATATCGTCCGAGCTGACCACTCAGGAGTGCTAGGTTTGAGATTCTACGTATTAGCAAAAGTCGTCGAGAATTATTATTAGAGTTTGATAACGCTTCGTTACTTTGGGAGCGAAAATTATTGGGAATTAACTTTCTAATTACTTCCTCGAAAACTAAAAAGAATCactataatttaaaaaaaaagtgagataaATACATTCATTAATGGCAATGcaaaagtttcgaccctggcaggactcgaacctgcaatcttcggatccgaagtccgacgccttatccattaggccacaaggccACAAGTAACTTCTCCGACGATCATATTAAGGGTCGCTCGCGACACGAGCGAATCAATAAGTCTTTCTTTGCCAACAAAATTAAAGGTATGATATTGGCTAAACAGGTAACTTCGGTTGGTTATTATTCCCTTTGAGAGCATCCCACAAagtattcaaattcaatttagACGAAATGTTTCAGAAATCATGTTTTTCGCATAATACAAGCAGCTAAGTAGCAGAACTACGAAAAAAGGACGTGAATATGACTgttccaacaaaaaataagatcaaagatgaaaaatagcACCAATTAGCAGGTAGCAAGAGCAAAATGAAGAGGATGACGGCTGCTGTTTTGTAGACTGCGCAAAATCAACTGTTGAATCAACTAATCATGCACTACGCATGCAAAAAGTGAAATTgagaagaacgaaaacaaagaaaaaaacgagagaaaagCGGACAGAAAAAGTgtgtaaaaagtaaaagacgAACTTCAATGAATGGACAATGAATCAAATGGTCAATTAGTCCAGGAAAGAAGTCACAGCTTACCGTGTCTTAGAGTGTCTCGGTGTTGCATCAGGTGGTATTTTCTTGATTAATCTGGTATACTGTCTCCAAAAGCCTTATGCTTCTATGGTATCTTTGAGCACGTCTTCTTGTGTGTGCACGCCATCTGAACATTTCAGCTGGATTAAAGGAAAACTCTGTGAAAGAGTAGTAGGAGGACAAGGTCACAATTTACCCAGCCTTGACCTGCTTCCAGTGCCTAGCATACTCTTGTCGCAATGCTGCCATATTGTTAGGATCAATTTTCGAGTCGAATTTATCGATATTCGTCTTATCGGGCCATTCCGATTCTTCCGGATACGGTGATCGCGCTCGAGGCAGTGCAACGATGTCACGCATAACGAGGAGATCCTGCATTATAGGGATTACGTCAcaatttatttgaaagcaGATAAACACTAACCAAAGAGGTGTCACCAGGCGGTGCTATAACTGGCTGCGGTTCTGGCGGTTCGCTGTCCTTACCACGCATCCAGGCTCTACACAACTGATACATGGAGTCAGCATGTCCATCTCTAAGACTGAATGGCTTTCCACGTAATTCAAAcacaacttctaaaaaaaaaagatgcacgCTGGAAACCTCAAGCACTAATCCAGTAAtccaaaattataaaataaaaaaaaacgcgagcAAATGAGAATTTACTCCGTGGGTAGCTCAAAAACAAATTCTACTGCATATTCTatactttacaaaaaaaaaaacttcaattaataataaaaccCTAGCTGCCACCCACGTTTGtccttattttgaatttttctcggaCGTCCAGGACCTCGTCGAAGTTCTGCTGGTTCAATACTAAAAAGGCAAAGTAAGCTATCAGTACTGTATACGATGTAATTGCcactaaaataattttaattcctCCACAGAAAAGAAACGCGGTTacatctataaaaaaaatcatcttcaaAACCTTAGAATTACTcacatttgtttcttttcacatgTATTTAGAAATGGCGCATCTCCTTGCCGAATTGACGTCAAAAGTGTTCCAAGGCGATCACGAGCAAATTTCATGTCGGGCGACTcaggtgggatcatcgcgtCTTCGGCTAAGCGTGCGCTAAAAGAGATATAAGTAGGCGACAAATTATTGAAAACCGTAATTGCAACTATTAGACAATAAAGAGATAAATATATGGAATATGAAGATCTAAAGTAAGACTAGAATGGTATTATGGGAGCAGAAACATAACAGAAGAATTCAGATACTGTATTTCATTTAACTAATCCAATTTATTTAACCTCCTAAGTGGCGCGCGCCTGAACAAAAAGTGCACTCATTCATGGATAAATACATTGGAATAAGTTGCTTAAGAGGTTTATAATATTTACAACACgcaataactaaaaaaaaggattttaaaaaagcgcAAAAAGTGGGGAAGAATTCCTGAGGAAAACAACGGTTAACCAATGACAGTTTGGCACAGTCAGAGGTACAGTTAGAGCAGCAGAGGAGGAATTTTCGCTGTCCTCGCTTAAAACAAGTGGAACTTTGTTCTTCAAGATTTATATTGTTCCAATCTATTCAACGAACAATCATCTTGTCACAAAATTACACAAAGATGATTCAGTGACATTCCTAATTGATGAAAGTTATCACTTGCTCACCTatatttgcaaaaacaaattaaaggaATCAATTgttgaaatgatttttctttttggaaaacatctttccttttcaattttccacCGTATCAGAACAGCAAAGAATTgataaattagaaattagtccattaaaaaagaaattagcgGAGCTTTCCAGGTTTTTACAAATTAAATACACTAAAACCACGTGAACCCCCAGAATCCGGCAAATCAATAAGTTGCGATCAAAGTCGGACTCCTTCCGCCTAATTTTCTCATCTATGCTCAAAGCAGTTCCCTTAAAAGAGTGCGTCAAGGCTCAAATCAAAATTAGACTCACATTTTGGATTAAATAATACTTCCAGACAATGGATGTTCCCAATTCGGAACTAATATCAAAATTTGGCACTGAAATAGTCGTTACGGATGAGTGCGGACGCAATTCAATCACTGCTGACAGTCGACTGTCAGCAGCAGAACGACCACCTCCTACATCATGAAAAGAGGCGCCAAATCCACAACATCGGACGGCTTTTcaaaactagaaaaagaaCAGACGGCGATAAAAGCGCGGCTTGTTGCCCGCTCAGAAAGCGCATcacatcaaaacaaaaagtgcaTCTCCTATCACTCTGGTTCAAAAAATGGCGGTTAAAATTCGAAAACCGATCGAAATGTCGTCGTAAAATTGCGCTCGTCATCTTTCGCAGCATAAAACACATTCCAAACTTTTTATTGGTTGATACAGAAAAGCATAGAAGCTTAAATAGTTTATCGTTAGCATACATGGGGTGTGTAGGAACCCAATGAGCAacaggagaagaaaactgattcatttcatttttttttcatctaattatctctttcatttttttaaatttaattaccTCTATGTCTACAAAATCGCATTTCCAAAGACAAgtgaattaaaaatttgttaGATACGTATTATTTAGTGTAAGCATGCTATTCTTGCTTTAGCAACCCGTTAGTTAAAATTGAATCGTAAGCTCATGATTCGATTGAAATAAGAattgaatagaaatagaaacaaaagttAAGGGATAGAATTCAAGCATTCAGGTGTGGATGATGGCGGAAGTTATGATCTCAGGCAACGCGCtccatgtaaaaaaaatagcattagTTCCTTTGGAAAACAGTGTAATTTCTAGAATTATCGATGGAACATTACCAAAGTAGGTCAGAGAACAGTGAAGATGTGCAGTTCAAATGCACTATTGAACATGGTGGCGCTACATCAAAATAATACTGTATCGACCGACTAAATACTCGACTAAACAGAATTACTGTGTTGGTAACCGTGAACAGTTTTGTCAATAAGCTTAGTCATTGATGTATCACAAACTTCAATGTATGGAATGGATGAGCaaatgaatatggaaaacttGGATGAGCTTAAAAACGTCCATCCACTTCATATGACCTAATATTTACACACATTAATGACAAAACATGCGAGAAAccaagaaaacagaaagaacttattaaaggcatcaccccacgaatctcaggtggtacggatttcaggtggactattcgtatacaggatcgtaaattatggagagaagggtgattccgtccatttcttaataAAACCCCGTAAAAAAgaaccgtaaaaaacggccgagacgatacggcttcgagcgctacaacgaattcgattggagcgcgccagccctgtgcacgcgccggaTCTTTCGGATGGTTTTTTTTGatgacaattaggaagaaatggacggaatcaccccctcttcataatctactaccccatataagaatactccacctgaaatccgtaccacctcagattcgtggggtgatgcctttaaacaagttGATAACGTTTTCAAAACGAATGCCACTTCATAATAGTAGCATAGTTGTAGTTCATAGTAGCAATCCTTTAAGGAGAGTGAGAACtacagaaaaaagggaaaaaatgaagtagaaaGGCGGAAGGAAGAAAGCAAGCAGGAAGGATAGGACGGATAAACATAAAGACCACAAAAATCTTACACATTATAAAAGATTTAGTCTATCCATAAAAATAAACCTACCCGAAGCGTTTCGTTGGCGACAACGGTGTGACGAATTCACTGGATGGCACAATTTCTACACCATCCCCTGGACCGACTAAGGATCCATCCGGAATCACGTACTCCTCCACCGCTTGCGGAATAAGGCCAATATCCGCATCCATTCTGAATAAGTGCAGTAGGCTTCAGATATGAATACCAAAATTTCGTTTTGTGGTATTCCTGAGCATTAACGACTATAGTTAATGCTTGTGTAATGAAAGTAAGTACATTTAGGAGCTGACCTTTCTATGGAATGCAACCATGCTACAAAGTTAACAATTTATTAGGTAGAGTCACAGAAACGGAGCACAATCACAACAATATCAACGGACTAACAATCTTCTAGTACATCTCTGACTGAAAAAGTAGCTTAGTCCCTCTTTTGTGAAACATTTCCCGCCATTGAATAGGCAAGAAATGTCCCTGATGCGATAACTGCTGAGTAGATGAATCGAGTCAGAACCATTAGCCATCCACGCACTCCAAATAACGCAAAAAGCAATCTGGAATAGGTAAATCCAAGCGGATGAATTTCAAAACTATCCTTCTAGAttcaaaagcaaacaaatttAAGGCCAACAGTTGATGAACTTACTGGTAAACAAATGAGTGAAATACACATGCAGTCAAGAGCAGAAAAACTAAATGTCTGCTCGCAGCTCTAGTGGCCATCCATGTCAAAGCCGCCATTGCCACAAACAATATCAGATCAGAGGAAGAATCCAAGGCCATCTGAATCCATCGCCAGGAAAATGCAGATGCCCTAGAATGTAGACTTTCTGGTGTTTTCCTTTACAGAGTGAATGaccaaaactaaaaaaaaaaaacatcctatGGATGTTGATTATTTTGAGTTTCCTCGTGATCTAAGACCGATAACGTACCTGGCTCCAACCCAGAAGAGAATGAAACTGCTTGCCACTGACTGTGCGGCTCCCCATCCAAGCCCACCTGCGAGAAATCGCACCTAGACATGTATTCTTTCAATGCTATTCTCAAAGGTGAGACAACCAGTAGAATGTGATGCTAAACTAACAACTACAGAGTAGCAGAATGCTTAAAAGCGCagttcattcaaaaaatattgtgGTGACATCAGTATCATTAAAAATTAGATGAAAACTATGACTCAACTGTTTGTGTGCACTCGTTTCTACAAGAGAACGTTTAATGTTCTCTCCAAAAGGAATTCTAAGAAACTTCTTGTCAATTCTATTAAATTCTAATCCATATGTCAAATTTATATCAGTGCAATTCCAAGATAAGCCCTTTATTTCATCGTGATGTGAAAGCACGGGTTCATGTAGTATTTCCTTTCCTCCACAGATGCAATGGGGAGGAGCTGGTTCTTTCTCAGGTAAAGGGGTCTGGCTCATGTGCCGCAACTCAAGTGATGAAGATCTCTTCGCCaaccgtacaaaagtgaagggggtcccttcgccacTCGTACAAAATAGAAAGAGATCGGAGTACAGGCTCCGGCTATCGTATCTACGCTTTCTTTGGGCTAACAGAATTGCTATTTCGTGCataatcaataattataaGAAAACAATAGGAAGAACTGTAACCATTGCCAAACGCAAAGCATTTGTTGAAAAGTGTtactttattgtttattaacTGTATTACATTACTATTCATTACTGTATTACTATTCAAGATAGTAAACTCCCCAAACATAATAAACAATACAGTTAATAAACAATCATGTGACAATAAACAGATCTTCAGAATCAACCCGTTCAAACAACGAAAATGGTGGAACTGATCAACACTGATAGGATCTATCAGCAACAACATTACAATGATCTAGAAGTCGATTAAAAGGAAAAGTACAAACCTCTCCTTTTCCATTTAGCAGATGGGTCATCACGATATGCATACCAATTACATCAACAACATCAGCGCTGCTTTTAAGAAGctcctgaagaagaaaaaatctgggtaaaatgtagtcgCGGGGACAGGGGAGGGGACTCAGTAACGCccttatttttggaagtaaataactaaatcagtcgggtcGGAGctctaagacctaagcattagtcttagggAATCTATGATATGTAAGCTCAAGttactaagaggaaaaaagaagttagagTCTTCGGATATAAGAGCGCGCCTGACTGCTCCCCATTCCCCCGCCCCAACTACatctaccaaaaaaaatccggCTTTTAAATacataattcagaaaaaaagacgagaaatcAATACAAACCGGGAGTATGGCAAAACCTTCAGCGTCTGTGGCCGGGAAAAATGTAGCAAGCAATAAAAGCTTAATCAACTGTGTTAAAAAATATCCACCACCAGCTTGAGCACAACGCCAAAATGAGCTGTACTCATTTAGTCCTTAAAAGGAACGAATTACAAAAAGTAATGTTAGGAAATataagaacaacaaaatatacaaaaacgTGATGGTCACGCTCACCTGAATACTTGTAGGcgatgaagtacggtgcataTGCTAGCGTGACGCAGTTTATGAAGTGGAAAAACGTCATTATCCTTGGTATAAGGTGAAATTACCTAAATCATCAATGAAGAATAAGAAACGTGAGGTGAACGTGAACAAAAACGTGCAAAGAGAATTTAGGAATTTTCAGAACACTTCTGAAATAAAAGTACATAGAAATTCAGataaaattttcctgaaaaactaGGTATTCTAGTACGGTGCATGTAATAATAAACTCTGCGTTGTGCTTACTTTACTTAATGTagtaattttgcatttttttctggaatactaGGCTTCCCGtgtttgtttttcgaaaacaacaaatatttgCGAGTCCCCGAAGTAGTAACTGTGTAGGAAATGAACAACAACGCGTAGTCACTATAGAATTAACATAATCCGAACT
This window of the Necator americanus strain Aroian chromosome III, whole genome shotgun sequence genome carries:
- a CDS encoding hypothetical protein (NECATOR_CHRIII.G12805.T1); this encodes MNVFSSASTLTVSGKLKRYHLHYHRRHHHQYHHRHRLPPLPPSTSPSPPPLAPPPPPSPPPLSSPSPPLLPPSTSPSSSPPPPSSPAPPLPPLPPPPPPSPSSPLLPPPPLPAPSPSPPAPPPPPSPPPLPPPPSPPPPPPPSPSSPLLPPPPLPAPSPSPPAPPPPPSPPPLPPPPSPPPPPPPSPSSPLLPPPTSPPPPLPAPPPPPSPPPLPPPTSPRWFFV
- a CDS encoding hypothetical protein (NECATOR_CHRIII.G12806.T2) — its product is MDADIGLIPQAVEEYVIPDGSLVGPGDGVEIVPSSEFVTPLSPTKRFGARLAEDAMIPPESPDMKFARDRLGTLLTSIRQGDAPFLNTCEKKQIIEPAELRRGPGRPRKIQNKDKQVVFELRGKPFSLRDGHADSMYQLCRAWMRGKDSEPPEPQPVIAPPGDTSLDLLVMRDIVALPRARSPYPEESEWPDKTNIDKFDSKIDPNNMAALRQEYARHWKQVKAGWRAHTRRHTNCPSTTDLLPTITYISLFSSSHIYSHFYDT
- a CDS encoding hypothetical protein (NECATOR_CHRIII.G12806.T1), producing MDADIGLIPQAVEEYVIPDGSLVGPGDGVEIVPSSEFVTPLSPTKRFGARLAEDAMIPPESPDMKFARDRLGTLLTSIRQGDAPFLNTCEKKQIIEPAELRRGPGRPRKIQNKDKQVVFELRGKPFSLRDGHADSMYQLCRAWMRGKDSEPPEPQPVIAPPGDTSLDLLVMRDIVALPRARSPYPEESEWPDKTNIDKFDSKIDPNNMAALRQEYARHWKQVKAGWRAHTRRRAQRYHRSIRLLETVYQINQENTT
- a CDS encoding hypothetical protein (NECATOR_CHRIII.G12807.T1), whose protein sequence is MTFFHFINCVTLAYAPYFIAYKYSGLNEYSSFWRCAQAGGGYFLTQLIKLLLLATFFPATDAEGFAILPELLKSSADVVDVIGMHIVMTHLLNGKGEVRFLAGGLGWGAAQSVASSFILFWVGARASAFSWRWIQMALDSSSDLILFVAMAALTWMATRAASRHLVFLLLTACVFHSFVYQLLFALFGVRGWLMVLTRFIYSAVIASGTFLAYSMAGNVSQKRD